A single genomic interval of Chitinophaga sp. 180180018-3 harbors:
- a CDS encoding Gldg family protein has protein sequence MKMICKIAKTELRNLFYSPVAWFLTVAFLIQCAVFYCGVLVSTARWMDVAKDNMPKFRGFGVPLTKGLFLAGDSIFSNALQNLYLFVPLLTMGLISREVNNGTIKLLYSSPVRTRDIVLGKYLAIMLYNVLLVAIVSVFVIMGIMHIQDADYGLLLSGILGFYLLVCAFTAIGLFMSSLTNYQIVSAIASFIVIWVLVRIGGLWQKYDFVRDLTYFLSLNGRTAKMLGGLITSKDVIYFVLIIGMFISFTIIKLKSGRESKQRLVNAARYISIIVVVLAVGYFTSRPALTLYWDTTANKENTLHPDVQKIVKDMNASPLEITLYTNLTGGGAPHGFPENRNEYLSTVWERYLRFKPDIKFNYVYFYDTADGDSTLYKTMPGKSLPEIAKQVAKGFDQPLERFMPPAEIRKIIDLKEEGYRVVMELKYNGHRTFLRTYDDPNFWPEDNNIAPALKRLQQAKMPKLLFLTGDLERSIFKKGEREYQRMVSDKGSRGSLVNLGFDADTISAGTEIPADITTLIVADPKTELTAATQDQIAAYLNKGGNMMVMGEIGKQQILNPVLRHVGAQFEEGTLVEVSKHEKPDMIKPYTTKEMLGLANDGISKSFAEMQAGGDTLELIPMSGTVSVTYADTSGFKGTVLLATRPGRDWLRKGALVTDSAAPVFTPALGDSKVNSYATAISLARKVGVKEQRIIVSGDADFFSSLRQEFLAVVFAQEMFSWLCHGEFPVYAPRSQPKDTILKVGLTGANTVKLVFVWILPAVITLLGTILLIRRKRQ, from the coding sequence ATGAAGATGATATGTAAAATCGCAAAAACAGAGCTCAGGAACCTGTTCTATTCACCGGTAGCCTGGTTTTTGACAGTTGCGTTCCTGATACAATGTGCCGTTTTTTATTGTGGCGTATTGGTAAGTACAGCCAGATGGATGGATGTGGCGAAAGACAATATGCCGAAATTCAGAGGTTTCGGTGTGCCATTAACAAAGGGATTATTCCTGGCAGGAGACAGCATTTTTTCCAATGCGCTGCAGAACCTGTACCTGTTTGTACCATTACTAACGATGGGACTGATCAGCCGTGAAGTGAACAATGGCACTATTAAGCTTTTATATTCTTCCCCTGTTAGAACAAGGGATATTGTGCTGGGAAAATACCTGGCTATCATGCTGTATAATGTGTTGCTGGTAGCGATCGTAAGTGTATTCGTGATAATGGGTATCATGCATATCCAGGATGCAGATTATGGCTTGTTACTATCTGGTATACTGGGCTTTTACCTGCTGGTATGCGCCTTTACGGCCATTGGGTTGTTTATGTCGAGCCTCACCAATTACCAGATCGTATCTGCCATTGCCAGCTTTATCGTCATCTGGGTATTGGTCCGCATTGGTGGATTATGGCAGAAATACGACTTCGTCAGGGATCTTACTTATTTTCTTTCCCTGAATGGCCGGACCGCCAAAATGCTGGGTGGCCTTATTACATCAAAAGATGTGATCTATTTCGTGTTGATCATCGGCATGTTTATTTCCTTTACGATCATTAAGCTGAAATCCGGCCGGGAATCGAAACAACGATTGGTAAATGCGGCAAGGTATATTTCAATAATAGTGGTGGTATTGGCCGTCGGTTACTTTACTTCAAGGCCTGCACTTACGTTGTACTGGGATACTACTGCCAACAAGGAAAATACGCTGCATCCGGATGTACAGAAAATAGTGAAAGATATGAATGCGTCGCCGCTGGAAATAACGCTTTATACTAACCTGACAGGAGGAGGAGCGCCCCATGGGTTCCCGGAAAACCGTAACGAATATTTATCGACGGTATGGGAACGTTATCTGCGTTTCAAGCCCGATATCAAATTCAATTATGTTTATTTCTACGATACCGCCGACGGAGATAGCACCCTCTATAAAACTATGCCGGGAAAGAGTTTGCCGGAGATAGCCAAACAGGTGGCTAAAGGATTTGATCAGCCGTTGGAGAGGTTCATGCCACCGGCAGAAATAAGGAAGATCATCGATCTGAAAGAAGAAGGTTATCGCGTAGTAATGGAACTGAAGTATAATGGGCATCGCACATTTTTGCGGACCTATGATGACCCGAATTTCTGGCCGGAAGATAACAACATCGCACCCGCTTTAAAAAGATTGCAGCAGGCAAAGATGCCTAAGCTGTTGTTCCTCACCGGCGACCTGGAAAGGAGTATATTCAAGAAAGGAGAAAGGGAATACCAGAGGATGGTCAGCGACAAAGGTTCCCGTGGATCGCTGGTTAACCTGGGATTTGATGCTGATACTATTTCTGCCGGTACAGAAATTCCTGCGGATATCACCACGCTGATAGTGGCAGATCCTAAAACAGAGCTGACAGCAGCTACGCAGGACCAGATTGCCGCGTACCTGAATAAAGGTGGCAATATGATGGTAATGGGAGAAATAGGGAAGCAGCAGATACTCAACCCGGTGCTCCGGCACGTAGGTGCGCAGTTTGAAGAAGGCACGCTGGTAGAGGTATCAAAACATGAGAAACCTGACATGATAAAACCCTATACTACAAAGGAAATGTTAGGGCTGGCGAATGATGGAATTTCCAAGTCGTTTGCAGAGATGCAGGCAGGTGGCGATACGTTGGAGCTGATTCCGATGTCAGGAACTGTTTCCGTGACATATGCCGACACCAGTGGATTCAAAGGCACGGTACTACTCGCTACCAGGCCGGGCCGCGACTGGCTGCGGAAAGGCGCACTGGTAACAGATTCAGCTGCCCCGGTATTCACCCCGGCGTTAGGCGACAGCAAGGTTAATTCCTACGCCACCGCCATTTCACTGGCAAGAAAAGTAGGCGTGAAAGAACAGCGTATTATCGTTAGCGGTGATGCCGATTTCTTCAGTAGCTTACGCCAGGAATTCCTTGCCGTTGTTTTCGCACAGGAAATGTTCAGCTGGCTCTGTCATGGTGAGTTCCCGGTTTATGCACCACGGTCCCAGCCTAAGGATACTATACTCAAGGTGGGTCTTACTGGCGCTAATACGGTAAAACTTGTATTTGTGTGGATATTGCCGGCGGTAATTACACTCCTCGGTACTATATTACTGATCCGTCGTAAGCGACAATAA
- a CDS encoding DNA mismatch repair protein, translated as MSFSIDRQTMDELNLLGKYRSGSVYHLFNEVKTRGGERLLDNMFLHPLEDAAAINARSDVFRYFQQLQLSFPFDVPQLTLMREYLDTNTGKNTLFMLGDIFMKKILSSLTHDERYRKIVQGLQATIVTLKRCYNVVEGMAADRGPFGGRVTAMRQILSGKELERLLNMDIYQALPVKTLAYYDNLLKGKLSREMEEVLAFIYDLDVNIAVSNVARAKAFTYAQALPAEKNTFNVTGLRHPCIAKAIGNDISMQGHSNVLFLTGANMAGKSTLMKAVGIGMYLAHMGFPVAADEMQFSVREGLYSSINVADNIHLGYSHFYAEVVRVKHAAEAAATGKRLLLMFDELFKGTNVKDAYDGTLAVTAAFAEYTNCLFIVSTHIIEVGEALKEKENIQFAFLPTVMEGSRPRYTYRLQEGITEDRQGMMIIRNEGILELIGS; from the coding sequence ATGAGTTTTAGCATAGACAGGCAAACAATGGATGAGCTGAACCTGTTGGGTAAATACCGCAGCGGTTCTGTATACCACTTGTTCAATGAAGTGAAAACAAGAGGAGGGGAGCGGTTATTGGACAATATGTTCCTTCACCCGCTGGAGGACGCAGCAGCTATCAATGCACGGAGCGATGTTTTCCGCTATTTTCAGCAGCTGCAATTGAGCTTTCCTTTTGATGTGCCACAGCTGACATTGATGAGGGAATACCTGGATACCAATACCGGGAAGAATACCTTATTTATGTTGGGAGATATTTTCATGAAGAAGATCCTCTCCAGTCTGACCCATGATGAGCGCTACCGCAAGATAGTACAGGGCTTACAGGCCACCATCGTAACGCTGAAGCGGTGTTATAACGTGGTGGAAGGTATGGCAGCGGACAGAGGCCCTTTTGGCGGTCGTGTAACAGCCATGCGGCAGATATTGTCAGGCAAAGAGCTGGAACGCCTGCTGAACATGGACATCTACCAGGCGCTGCCCGTGAAAACACTGGCTTACTATGATAACCTGCTGAAAGGTAAGCTGAGCAGGGAAATGGAGGAAGTGCTGGCATTTATATACGACCTGGATGTAAATATCGCCGTGAGCAATGTAGCCCGTGCAAAAGCATTTACTTATGCACAGGCCCTGCCGGCAGAGAAGAATACTTTCAACGTAACCGGGCTTCGTCATCCCTGCATCGCAAAAGCGATTGGCAACGACATTTCCATGCAGGGGCACAGCAATGTGCTTTTCCTGACCGGCGCCAACATGGCCGGTAAATCCACGCTGATGAAAGCAGTGGGCATCGGCATGTACCTGGCGCATATGGGTTTCCCAGTTGCGGCTGATGAGATGCAGTTCTCTGTACGGGAAGGGCTATACTCTTCTATCAACGTGGCCGATAATATCCACCTGGGCTACAGCCATTTCTATGCAGAAGTAGTGCGGGTGAAACACGCCGCAGAGGCGGCAGCTACCGGTAAACGCCTGCTGCTGATGTTCGACGAGTTGTTCAAAGGAACCAACGTAAAAGATGCATACGACGGCACGCTGGCGGTAACAGCCGCCTTCGCGGAATATACCAACTGCCTGTTCATTGTTTCCACGCACATCATTGAAGTGGGTGAAGCGCTGAAGGAGAAGGAGAATATTCAGTTTGCTTTTCTGCCTACAGTCATGGAAGGATCCCGGCCGAGGTATACGTACCGGTTGCAGGAGGGGATTACGGAAGACCGTCAGGGTATGATGATTATACGTAACGAGGGGATATTGGAGCTGATCGGCTCCTGA
- a CDS encoding sigma-70 family RNA polymerase sigma factor — MLFQIADGNPAAMKAFFDTYYPRLYYFAYKLLQEETEAQDFAQEALVAFWQRRQDFRHAELRQAEAFLFTTVRNKCINLTRHRKMKTSKHAAILIETPVAEETVEARLIQEDVFNRIYQEVEQLPAAQAAIIRMIFVEGLETNEIAERLATTPNNVRNQKARALEKVRTLILKKGLLITWLLAVKIF; from the coding sequence ATGCTTTTTCAGATCGCAGACGGGAATCCGGCAGCGATGAAGGCCTTTTTTGATACCTATTATCCGCGTCTTTATTATTTCGCATATAAATTATTGCAGGAAGAAACGGAGGCGCAGGACTTTGCGCAGGAAGCGCTGGTAGCGTTCTGGCAGCGACGGCAGGATTTCCGGCATGCGGAACTACGTCAGGCTGAGGCCTTTCTGTTTACGACAGTACGGAACAAATGCATTAACCTCACCCGGCATCGGAAAATGAAAACCAGCAAACATGCTGCGATATTGATTGAAACACCTGTAGCTGAGGAGACGGTAGAGGCCCGGCTCATCCAGGAAGACGTATTTAATCGCATTTATCAGGAAGTGGAGCAGCTGCCTGCTGCTCAGGCGGCCATTATTAGAATGATATTTGTAGAAGGACTTGAAACGAATGAAATTGCGGAGCGTCTGGCCACTACGCCGAACAATGTCCGTAATCAGAAAGCCCGTGCGCTGGAGAAGGTACGGACACTCATATTAAAGAAAGGGCTGTTGATCACCTGGCTTCTGGCCGTCAAAATTTTTTAA
- a CDS encoding DNA mismatch repair protein, producing MILHTDEQTIEDLRIFGKRDVGGIYDLYNNTHTRGGEKILEGMFRHPLSDKEEINRRSSIIAHFAQLRTAFPFNSSLFDVGEKYLSHGTANTGHQPAMTEKEIGNGVAAVLELLQQISRFIKGSDISAIAAYTPERTAIAALLADPALEPALNEKQISKLSYGAVTAYDLLFRTRERNKIAQLLGHIYFLDVYLSVAKVATDKKFIFPKALDKGPCQLKLEGVYHPSLNNPIGNNVAMSGTRNVIFLTGANMAGKSTFLRSLSTALYIAHMGFPVAARAMEFTVLDGIYTTINLPDNLGIGASHFYAEVLRVKKVAAELSSGKALLVIFDELFRGTNVKDAHEATVAVTSAFARKKNSIFVVSSHIVEAGEDLQKQPGIGFLYLPTRMNGHTPTYTYTLEEGITDDRHGMLIIRNEGILDILKNGKKPRTGNDVKNIIGKKQYNNHEF from the coding sequence ATGATCTTGCATACAGACGAGCAAACAATTGAGGATCTCAGGATATTTGGCAAAAGGGATGTCGGAGGTATCTATGATCTTTACAATAATACGCACACCCGTGGTGGGGAAAAGATACTGGAAGGCATGTTCCGCCATCCATTGTCAGACAAGGAGGAGATTAACAGGCGAAGCAGTATCATCGCGCATTTTGCGCAACTACGTACCGCTTTCCCGTTCAACTCTTCATTGTTTGATGTGGGGGAGAAATATCTTTCTCATGGAACCGCGAATACCGGCCATCAGCCGGCAATGACGGAAAAAGAAATCGGCAACGGCGTTGCAGCAGTATTGGAACTGTTACAGCAGATCAGCCGGTTTATAAAAGGCAGCGATATCTCAGCCATTGCAGCCTATACACCGGAGCGGACGGCCATCGCAGCATTGCTGGCCGATCCTGCCCTGGAACCAGCCCTGAACGAAAAACAGATCAGTAAGTTATCGTATGGCGCCGTAACTGCCTACGACCTGCTGTTCAGAACCCGTGAACGTAATAAGATTGCACAGCTGCTGGGGCATATCTATTTCCTGGATGTATACCTTTCAGTAGCTAAAGTGGCCACAGACAAGAAATTTATATTTCCGAAAGCACTCGATAAAGGCCCCTGCCAGCTGAAACTGGAGGGGGTATATCATCCTTCCCTCAACAATCCCATTGGGAACAACGTGGCAATGAGTGGTACACGCAATGTCATTTTCCTGACCGGCGCCAATATGGCGGGGAAATCCACCTTCCTGCGCTCACTGAGTACCGCATTGTACATCGCGCACATGGGGTTCCCGGTGGCAGCGCGGGCGATGGAATTTACGGTGCTTGATGGTATCTACACAACCATTAACCTCCCTGATAACCTGGGAATCGGCGCCAGCCACTTCTATGCGGAAGTACTGCGCGTGAAAAAGGTAGCTGCAGAACTGAGTAGCGGAAAGGCGCTGCTGGTGATATTCGACGAGCTCTTTCGCGGCACGAATGTAAAAGATGCCCATGAAGCCACTGTGGCGGTTACTTCCGCATTTGCCCGGAAAAAGAACAGCATATTTGTTGTTTCTTCGCATATCGTGGAGGCCGGAGAAGATCTGCAAAAACAGCCCGGCATTGGCTTCCTGTACCTGCCCACCCGCATGAACGGGCATACACCAACATATACCTACACGCTGGAAGAAGGGATCACGGACGATCGTCATGGTATGCTGATCATCCGCAACGAAGGAATACTGGATATATTAAAGAACGGGAAGAAACCCCGTACCGGGAATGACGTGAAAAATATCATTGGTAAAAAACAATACAATAACCATGAGTTTTAG
- a CDS encoding FecR domain-containing protein gives MNSNRDYIAGILYKQLQGQYLTAEEQQALDQWLGLHPANETVFAEMKEDQMVGEYLRERMDEGSLGKAFGIFQQKITIATPVRHLSWRRWVAAAVVMVLITAGAWLLLQRNQQKSSRVPALAQVTDIQPGRQGAVLTLANGRQIVLDSIHNGLVAQQQTTAIILHQGVLQYEQKGDAGGTAVYNTMTTPRGRQFSLKLPDGTQVWLNAGSSLIYPAAFPANERVVTVAGEAYFEVAPDAAAPFRVKVRGGEEITVLGTGFNVYAYGNEPVMKTTLLQGSISITAGNGKTLLRPGQQALVDQQGALQVLQADTDKVMAWRNGLFNFQEASLEEVMNQLSRWYDIDIVYEKGIPNIMFEGKIKRDIALADLLRFLEGADVHFRMEGNHRLVVTP, from the coding sequence ATGAACAGTAACAGAGACTACATAGCCGGGATCCTTTATAAACAGCTGCAGGGCCAGTACCTTACAGCAGAAGAGCAGCAGGCATTGGATCAGTGGTTGGGGCTACACCCTGCCAATGAAACTGTATTTGCCGAAATGAAAGAGGATCAGATGGTGGGTGAATATCTCCGTGAGCGGATGGATGAGGGGAGCCTCGGAAAAGCCTTCGGTATTTTCCAGCAGAAAATAACCATAGCAACACCGGTACGCCATTTATCATGGCGGCGATGGGTGGCCGCAGCTGTTGTGATGGTATTGATTACCGCCGGTGCATGGCTGTTACTGCAACGTAATCAGCAAAAATCATCCAGGGTGCCGGCCCTGGCACAGGTTACCGATATACAGCCAGGCAGGCAGGGTGCAGTACTTACGCTTGCAAACGGCCGCCAGATTGTGTTAGATAGTATACATAATGGCCTGGTGGCGCAGCAGCAAACTACGGCAATTATACTGCATCAGGGAGTGTTGCAATATGAGCAGAAAGGAGATGCGGGTGGAACGGCTGTTTATAATACTATGACCACACCCAGGGGGCGCCAGTTTAGCCTGAAGCTGCCGGATGGTACCCAGGTATGGCTCAATGCCGGAAGTAGCCTTATTTATCCCGCTGCTTTCCCTGCCAATGAAAGAGTGGTAACGGTAGCAGGGGAAGCTTATTTTGAAGTGGCGCCGGATGCAGCTGCCCCCTTTCGCGTAAAGGTGCGCGGCGGAGAAGAAATAACGGTACTGGGCACCGGATTTAACGTGTATGCTTATGGCAACGAGCCGGTGATGAAAACTACACTTTTACAGGGTAGCATAAGCATAACTGCCGGCAACGGAAAAACACTACTGCGGCCCGGACAGCAGGCACTCGTAGATCAGCAGGGCGCCTTGCAGGTTCTGCAAGCCGATACAGATAAAGTGATGGCCTGGAGAAACGGGTTGTTCAATTTCCAGGAGGCTTCTCTGGAAGAAGTAATGAACCAGCTGTCGCGCTGGTACGACATCGACATAGTTTATGAAAAGGGGATTCCAAATATAATGTTCGAAGGAAAAATAAAACGTGACATAGCACTTGCCGACTTGCTCAGATTCCTCGAAGGTGCAGACGTGCACTTCAGAATGGAAGGCAACCATCGCCTGGTAGTTACGCCTTGA
- a CDS encoding ABC transporter ATP-binding protein, with the protein MSSILKVDRLSHRYGASWAIRDVNIEINQSGVVGLLGSNGAGKSTTMNIMCGVLNQTEGNVYIDGIDVRENPEAAKRKIGFLPQNPPVYTDLTVDEYLTYTAELRLMEKDTIRKAVEEVKERCGIAHYSSRLIKNLSGGYRQRVGIAQAIIHKPKLVVMDEPTNGLDPNQIIEVRKLIREIAKERTILLSSHVLSEVHLLCREVIMIEGGRVIFSDSMDAFNNYVQPHSVLVMMENPPPVPEMHRISGVTRVEQLSDRQMRLYFEGDQDITERIITTSVEQGWRLREISLDKSLLDDIFKQLSNQSLQ; encoded by the coding sequence ATGAGCAGTATATTAAAAGTAGACCGGCTTTCTCACAGATATGGCGCGTCATGGGCCATTCGCGATGTCAATATCGAAATAAACCAGTCGGGCGTTGTGGGGCTTCTCGGCTCCAACGGCGCCGGTAAATCCACTACCATGAACATCATGTGTGGCGTATTGAACCAAACGGAAGGAAATGTTTATATCGATGGCATTGATGTCAGGGAAAATCCCGAAGCAGCAAAAAGGAAGATTGGCTTCCTCCCGCAGAACCCTCCGGTGTATACCGATCTGACGGTGGATGAATATCTCACCTATACCGCGGAACTGCGGTTAATGGAAAAAGATACGATCCGGAAAGCAGTAGAAGAAGTAAAAGAACGTTGTGGCATCGCCCACTACAGCTCCCGGCTCATCAAAAATCTCTCCGGCGGTTACCGCCAGCGTGTAGGTATTGCACAGGCGATTATCCACAAACCGAAGCTGGTGGTAATGGACGAGCCTACCAACGGACTTGATCCCAACCAGATCATCGAGGTGAGAAAACTGATCCGTGAAATCGCCAAAGAACGCACGATCCTGTTATCATCACACGTGCTTTCAGAAGTACATCTGCTATGCCGGGAAGTGATCATGATAGAAGGTGGTCGGGTGATCTTCTCCGATAGTATGGATGCTTTCAATAACTACGTACAGCCGCACAGCGTACTGGTGATGATGGAGAATCCGCCACCAGTGCCGGAAATGCATCGGATCAGCGGTGTTACGCGGGTAGAGCAGCTCAGCGACCGGCAGATGCGCCTCTACTTCGAAGGCGACCAGGATATCACTGAACGCATCATCACCACCAGTGTTGAACAAGGCTGGCGCTTACGGGAAATCAGTCTCGATAAGAGCCTGCTCGACGATATATTCAAGCAACTTTCTAATCAATCGCTCCAATAA